The following proteins are encoded in a genomic region of Kosakonia oryzae:
- the lysC gene encoding Rz1-like lysis system protein LysC (LysC is an Rz1-like component of a phage lytic system, substantially overlapping although not fully embedded in the gene for the Rz-like LysB component.), whose product MLCAGCTSAPPAPLPVTVYNRCPQVSLCPMPGSDPQTNGDLSADIRQLERALESCALQVETVKHCQDEINAKTRHAAQRPD is encoded by the coding sequence ATGCTGTGCGCCGGGTGCACCAGCGCCCCGCCTGCCCCTCTGCCGGTCACTGTTTACAACCGCTGCCCGCAGGTCAGCCTGTGTCCGATGCCGGGCAGCGATCCGCAAACTAACGGCGATTTAAGCGCCGATATCCGTCAGCTTGAGCGCGCGCTGGAGAGTTGCGCACTGCAAGTTGAAACCGTTAAACACTGCCAGGATGAGATAAATGCTAAAACCCGACACGCTGCGCAACGCCCTGACTGA
- a CDS encoding TraR/DksA C4-type zinc finger protein, which yields MADEMDLVQQRELDDRERYIRQARHRLLLPSRLTCECCDAPIPQARRMALPGVTCCVSCQQLAELKDKHYRRR from the coding sequence ATGGCCGATGAAATGGATCTCGTTCAGCAGCGTGAACTGGACGATCGCGAGCGCTATATCCGCCAGGCGCGTCACCGCCTGCTGTTGCCCTCACGCCTCACCTGCGAATGCTGCGATGCGCCGATTCCCCAGGCCCGGCGGATGGCGTTGCCCGGCGTGACCTGCTGCGTCAGTTGCCAGCAGCTCGCCGAACTGAAAGATAAACATTACCGGAGGCGCTAA
- a CDS encoding PepSY-associated TM helix domain-containing protein encodes MTSCTPRAAWLNLLRRLHFYIGLFVGPFIFIAALSGTLYVATPQLENALYSDALYGVSAGTRQPLAEQVAVAEQVTGGHLRLQAVRPGLADNATTRVMFADPQLGVSENRAIFIDPVTLQMKGDMTVYGTSGILPLRQWIDYFHRSLLLGDAGRLYSELAASWMWVAALGGIALWFFTRPKRRINNPVQNHRRLHVLLGWSLLAGMLLFSATGLTWSQWAGGNVDSLRAAFGWMTPQVNTQLDGAAMAADPHAEHHLHHAGMNMPEMALDWVQFDDVLQAARRAGIAASKLEIRPPRSMDKAWTVTEIDRGWPTQVDAVAINGSTLAVVDRTRFTDFPLMAKLTRWGVDFHMGVLFGLANQLLLILFGAALCVMIVVGYRLWWIHRPAGAAVNPAATLLSCWLSLSRAGRVSTLLIALLLGLMLPLMGGSLLLFILIDALRWKRAVQRSAGAQA; translated from the coding sequence ATGACTTCCTGCACCCCGCGTGCGGCGTGGCTGAATTTGCTGCGACGCCTGCACTTTTATATTGGCCTGTTTGTCGGGCCTTTTATCTTCATTGCGGCCCTGAGCGGCACGCTGTATGTGGCGACGCCACAACTGGAAAATGCCCTCTACAGCGATGCGCTGTACGGTGTGTCCGCCGGTACTCGCCAACCGCTTGCTGAGCAGGTTGCTGTTGCTGAGCAGGTGACCGGCGGCCATCTGCGTCTGCAGGCTGTGCGGCCAGGCCTTGCCGACAACGCCACGACGCGCGTGATGTTTGCCGATCCGCAACTTGGCGTGTCGGAAAACCGCGCCATCTTTATCGATCCCGTGACGTTACAGATGAAGGGCGATATGACGGTGTACGGCACCAGCGGTATTTTGCCGCTGCGCCAGTGGATCGACTATTTTCACCGCTCGCTGTTGCTGGGCGATGCGGGCCGTCTTTACAGCGAGCTTGCCGCTTCATGGATGTGGGTGGCGGCGCTGGGCGGTATTGCACTGTGGTTTTTCACGCGCCCGAAACGGCGGATAAATAACCCGGTGCAAAATCATCGCCGCCTGCACGTGCTGCTTGGCTGGAGCCTGCTGGCCGGTATGCTGCTGTTTTCCGCCACCGGCCTGACGTGGTCGCAGTGGGCGGGCGGCAATGTCGATAGCCTGCGGGCGGCTTTCGGCTGGATGACGCCGCAGGTCAACACGCAGCTTGATGGCGCAGCGATGGCGGCCGATCCCCATGCGGAACATCATCTGCATCATGCGGGCATGAATATGCCGGAAATGGCGCTGGATTGGGTGCAATTCGATGATGTGTTGCAGGCTGCGCGGCGGGCTGGAATTGCTGCCAGCAAGCTGGAGATCCGCCCGCCGCGCAGCATGGATAAAGCGTGGACGGTGACAGAAATCGATCGCGGCTGGCCAACGCAAGTCGATGCGGTTGCGATTAATGGCAGTACGCTGGCGGTGGTTGATCGCACGCGGTTTACCGACTTCCCGCTGATGGCGAAACTGACGCGTTGGGGCGTCGATTTTCATATGGGTGTGCTGTTCGGCCTTGCGAACCAGTTATTACTGATCCTCTTTGGCGCTGCGCTGTGCGTGATGATCGTGGTTGGCTACCGCTTATGGTGGATTCACCGACCGGCAGGCGCTGCGGTGAATCCGGCGGCAACCTTGCTTTCTTGCTGGCTGAGTTTAAGCCGGGCAGGGCGCGTTAGCACACTGCTCATTGCGCTGCTGCTGGGGCTTATGTTACCGCTGATGGGCGGCAGTCTGCTGCTGTTTATACTGATTGATGCACTGCGCTGGAAACGTGCCGTGCAGCGTTCAGCCGGCGCGCAGGCATAA
- a CDS encoding HP1 family phage holin, translating to MGLTIEKVTSSLAYWISVALTFFGAMTPQDFAAWFGALGVAVTVAVNWYYRRKSYLFLKSCATSQEVMNGLTR from the coding sequence ATGGGCCTGACTATCGAAAAAGTCACTTCGTCGCTGGCCTACTGGATAAGCGTCGCGCTGACCTTTTTCGGCGCGATGACGCCGCAGGATTTCGCGGCCTGGTTCGGCGCGCTGGGCGTTGCCGTCACCGTCGCCGTGAACTGGTATTACCGCCGCAAAAGCTATCTGTTCCTGAAATCCTGCGCCACGAGCCAGGAGGTGATGAATGGGCTTACCCGTTAA
- a CDS encoding DUF5347 domain-containing protein, translated as MAITSPTATLPLNAGERLSGLNHIAEIRGRFWGDSWREVARFIDELRDKRDEHFEENSRALAAIFFLARVPTARQALHPDALTLEEKRALIAAMNHFRAVVSLFPKRLTMPL; from the coding sequence ATGGCGATCACTTCACCCACCGCAACGCTTCCGCTCAACGCTGGGGAACGCCTGAGCGGGCTGAACCATATCGCGGAAATCCGCGGCCGCTTCTGGGGCGATAGCTGGCGCGAGGTGGCGCGCTTTATCGACGAGCTGCGCGACAAGCGGGATGAACACTTTGAAGAGAACAGCCGGGCGCTGGCAGCGATCTTCTTTCTCGCCAGAGTACCCACGGCGCGTCAGGCGCTTCATCCGGATGCGCTGACGCTTGAGGAGAAGCGGGCGCTGATTGCCGCGATGAACCATTTCCGCGCGGTAGTAAGCCTGTTTCCGAAACGGCTCACCATGCCGCTGTAA
- a CDS encoding lysozyme, translating to MGLPVKRCSAAAVLALAMLVPDFRLLHTSQPGLALIADLEGCRLRPYQCSAGVWTSGIGHTAGVAPTRDISEKEAAVNLVADVLHVERRLAVCAPVAMPSQVYDAVVSFAFNVGTTAACRSTLVWFINHKQWQQACDQLPRWVFINGDRNRGLENRRERERAWCLKGVK from the coding sequence ATGGGCTTACCCGTTAAACGCTGTAGCGCTGCGGCGGTGCTGGCACTGGCGATGCTGGTGCCGGATTTCCGTTTGCTGCATACCTCGCAGCCGGGGCTGGCGCTGATTGCCGATCTGGAAGGCTGTCGTCTGCGTCCGTACCAGTGCAGCGCTGGCGTCTGGACATCCGGCATTGGCCACACCGCTGGCGTCGCGCCAACGCGGGATATCAGCGAAAAAGAGGCGGCGGTGAATCTGGTCGCCGATGTCCTGCACGTTGAGCGACGGCTGGCAGTCTGCGCGCCGGTTGCCATGCCATCACAGGTCTACGACGCGGTAGTCAGTTTCGCCTTTAACGTCGGCACCACTGCCGCCTGCCGTTCGACGCTGGTGTGGTTTATCAACCACAAACAGTGGCAACAGGCCTGCGATCAGTTACCGCGCTGGGTGTTTATCAACGGCGATCGCAATCGCGGGCTGGAAAACCGCCGCGAACGCGAACGCGCCTGGTGCCTGAAGGGGGTGAAATGA
- a CDS encoding DUF2946 domain-containing protein, with protein sequence MPPRSGGDAVKNVFHQWAAKRSATWLALFAILLIVVAPLISVSLQQDPMSAMPGMHHEMSMPMHHEMSSQPETHPQTSLPVDHAEACGYCVLLAHVPGLMLLVALLLMGRALRIRLKPARPLVRQWHFFPWLYPDTRAPPLFCFS encoded by the coding sequence ATGCCGCCTCGATCGGGAGGAGATGCGGTGAAGAACGTTTTTCATCAATGGGCAGCCAAACGTTCAGCCACATGGCTGGCGCTGTTTGCGATCCTGCTGATCGTCGTCGCTCCGCTGATTTCCGTCTCCCTGCAACAAGATCCCATGAGTGCCATGCCGGGTATGCATCACGAGATGAGCATGCCGATGCATCATGAGATGTCATCTCAACCGGAAACGCACCCGCAAACTTCCCTGCCTGTGGATCACGCTGAAGCCTGTGGCTACTGCGTCTTGCTGGCGCATGTGCCTGGCCTGATGCTGCTGGTTGCACTGCTGCTGATGGGGCGTGCATTGCGCATTCGCCTGAAGCCTGCTCGCCCGCTGGTCAGGCAGTGGCACTTCTTCCCCTGGCTCTACCCTGACACCCGCGCGCCGCCGCTTTTCTGCTTTTCCTGA
- the aroF gene encoding 3-deoxy-7-phosphoheptulonate synthase AroF: MQKDALNNVHITDEQVLITPEQLKAAFPLSIEQEAQIAQSRQTISNIIAGKDPRLLVVCGPCSIHDPEAAIEYARRFKALAAEVSDSLYLVMRVYFEKPRTTVGWKGLINDPHMDGSFDVEAGLKIARRLLVELVSMGLPLATEALDPNSPQFLGDLFSWSAIGARTTESQTHREMASGLSMPVGFKNGTDGSLATAINAMRAAAMPHRFVGINQAGQVCLLQTQGNPDGHVILRGGKAPNYSPADVAQCEKEMEQAGLKPSLMVDCSHGNSNKDYRRQPAVAESVVAQIKDGNRSITGLMIESNIHEGNQSSEQPRSAMKYGVSVTDACISWESTEALLREIDKDLRNSLAARFA; this comes from the coding sequence ATGCAAAAAGACGCGCTGAACAACGTACATATCACCGACGAACAGGTTTTGATCACCCCGGAACAATTGAAAGCGGCTTTCCCGCTGAGCATTGAGCAGGAAGCGCAAATCGCGCAGTCCCGCCAGACCATCTCCAACATCATTGCCGGAAAAGATCCGCGCCTGCTGGTGGTGTGTGGTCCTTGCTCGATTCACGATCCTGAAGCCGCGATTGAATATGCTCGTCGATTTAAAGCCCTTGCCGCAGAGGTCAGCGATAGCCTCTATCTGGTGATGCGCGTCTATTTTGAAAAACCCCGTACCACCGTTGGCTGGAAGGGGCTGATTAACGATCCGCACATGGATGGCTCGTTTGATGTGGAAGCCGGCCTGAAGATTGCGCGTCGTCTGCTGGTGGAACTGGTGAGTATGGGCCTGCCGCTGGCGACCGAAGCGCTGGATCCGAACAGCCCGCAGTTCCTCGGCGACTTGTTTAGCTGGTCGGCAATTGGTGCGCGCACCACCGAATCCCAGACGCACCGCGAAATGGCGTCCGGCCTGTCGATGCCGGTCGGTTTCAAAAACGGCACCGACGGCAGCCTGGCTACGGCAATCAATGCCATGCGCGCGGCGGCCATGCCGCACCGCTTTGTCGGCATCAACCAGGCCGGTCAGGTTTGCCTGCTGCAAACCCAGGGTAACCCGGATGGGCATGTGATCCTGCGCGGCGGCAAAGCGCCGAATTACAGCCCGGCGGATGTTGCGCAGTGTGAAAAAGAGATGGAACAGGCGGGACTGAAACCGTCGCTGATGGTAGATTGCAGCCATGGTAATTCCAACAAAGATTACCGTCGCCAGCCTGCCGTTGCCGAATCTGTGGTGGCACAGATCAAAGATGGCAACCGTTCGATTACCGGTCTGATGATTGAAAGCAACATTCATGAAGGCAATCAATCTTCTGAGCAGCCGCGCAGCGCCATGAAGTACGGTGT
- a CDS encoding site-specific integrase: protein MTVSKQKNGKWLCELYPQGREGRRIRRQFNTKGEAEAFESWTKQEAQEKPWLGEKEDRRRLSELIALWFKLHGQSLAAGKSRMAKLEIVCRGLGDPVASRLTAKAWAHYRDQRLSGEIDNGYTPDKAKWKVKPVTVNREQQYLSAVFNELRRLGEWSLPNPIENVRIFREKEREMTWLTQPQIITLLAACERYGHADLTRVVKICLATGARWREAENLNRAQLVANKITFIKTKGGRNRTVPIPPWLFDELSPLQGQMFQPCYGEFSKMLATTDIALAEGQKTHVLRHTFAAHFMTNGGNILVLQRILGHANIRETMRYAHFAPDHLEEAVMLNPLSQLNGGKMAADVA from the coding sequence ATGACGGTCAGCAAACAGAAAAACGGCAAGTGGCTGTGCGAACTCTATCCGCAGGGGCGGGAAGGGCGGCGCATTCGTCGGCAGTTTAATACCAAAGGCGAGGCCGAAGCGTTTGAATCCTGGACGAAACAGGAGGCGCAGGAGAAGCCGTGGCTGGGCGAGAAAGAGGATCGCCGACGTTTAAGCGAGCTGATTGCACTGTGGTTTAAGCTGCATGGCCAGTCGCTGGCGGCGGGTAAGTCGCGGATGGCAAAGCTGGAGATTGTCTGTCGCGGGCTGGGTGATCCGGTTGCCTCACGCCTCACCGCTAAAGCCTGGGCGCACTATCGCGACCAGCGTCTGAGCGGCGAAATCGATAACGGTTACACGCCGGACAAAGCAAAGTGGAAGGTGAAACCGGTCACGGTCAACCGCGAGCAGCAATATCTGAGCGCGGTGTTTAACGAACTGCGGCGGCTGGGGGAGTGGTCGCTGCCGAACCCGATTGAAAATGTGCGCATTTTTCGCGAAAAAGAGCGGGAAATGACGTGGCTGACGCAGCCGCAAATCATCACCCTGCTGGCGGCCTGCGAGCGCTACGGGCATGCCGATTTAACGCGGGTGGTGAAAATTTGCCTCGCCACCGGCGCGCGCTGGCGCGAGGCGGAAAACCTCAATCGCGCGCAGCTTGTGGCGAATAAAATCACCTTTATCAAAACCAAAGGCGGGCGCAACCGGACGGTGCCGATCCCGCCGTGGCTTTTTGACGAGCTGTCGCCGCTGCAAGGGCAGATGTTCCAGCCGTGCTATGGGGAATTCAGCAAAATGCTGGCGACCACCGATATCGCGCTGGCCGAAGGGCAGAAAACCCATGTTCTGCGCCACACTTTTGCTGCGCACTTCATGACCAATGGCGGCAATATTCTCGTGCTGCAACGCATTCTTGGCCATGCCAATATTCGTGAAACCATGCGCTACGCGCACTTTGCGCCGGATCATCTTGAAGAGGCGGTGATGCTCAACCCGCTGTCGCAACTTAATGGCGGCAAAATGGCGGCGGATGTTGCATAA
- a CDS encoding DUF2732 family protein — translation MRKNSPPHSGRSHEEIALLLADARNNERLRCAGVISGRLEALAAFIATQRLEWCDAAELLRQEASHIDNQAQELH, via the coding sequence ATGCGAAAAAATAGTCCCCCCCATTCAGGACGCAGCCATGAAGAGATCGCGCTGCTGCTGGCAGATGCCCGCAACAACGAACGCCTGCGCTGCGCCGGCGTTATTTCCGGGCGGCTGGAGGCGCTGGCCGCGTTTATCGCCACTCAGCGTCTTGAGTGGTGCGACGCCGCCGAACTGCTACGCCAGGAAGCCAGCCATATCGATAACCAGGCGCAGGAGCTGCACTGA
- the lysB gene encoding Rz-like lysis system protein LysB (The gene for this Rz-like phage lysis system protein may overlap extensively with the gene for the other spanin subunit, the Rz1-like protein in the outer membrane.), whose product MTVRSIALLLAVLGVVWLVQQNHALRSALSQSTQLTHEQNNTIAQLKAQREAADALAANNEQAQVALRQQLNAASEQAVRREQTITRLLHENDAFRRWYNTQLPDAVRRVHQRPACPSAGHCLQPLPAGQPVSDAGQRSAN is encoded by the coding sequence ATGACCGTCCGGTCGATTGCCCTGCTGCTCGCAGTGCTGGGCGTAGTATGGCTGGTGCAGCAAAACCACGCGCTGCGCAGCGCGCTTTCGCAATCCACCCAGCTTACGCACGAGCAGAACAACACCATCGCGCAACTGAAAGCGCAGCGCGAGGCAGCTGATGCGCTGGCGGCCAACAACGAGCAGGCGCAGGTGGCGCTGCGTCAGCAACTCAATGCCGCCAGCGAACAGGCCGTGCGCCGCGAACAAACCATCACAAGGTTACTCCATGAAAATGACGCCTTCCGCCGCTGGTATAACACTCAGTTGCCTGATGCTGTGCGCCGGGTGCACCAGCGCCCCGCCTGCCCCTCTGCCGGTCACTGTTTACAACCGCTGCCCGCAGGTCAGCCTGTGTCCGATGCCGGGCAGCGATCCGCAAACTAA
- a CDS encoding replication endonuclease — MAISWAYPWNAPRSAIASPYLTHAELHRRNRHFAVVQQARHALARQPECIRFPITRRIDALEQAHGTARANAFLCHFFRRAIPRLNAVTQRYQHKPLSPRLSRAVFNGHFDTAIQQDLASRLVALLARYNQLPDLAKSAIDRLATDIAHFIRGELANIDNAEAAELKTLHRWYLHAGMIALQFNVTPPHWQRVTRKVACADEIAPAVIRLFSEVWWRGHLRRIAAQWREHLHIAVGNVSKKKRPYASDDCVSAWREQKRRNREFLTSMELEDEEGNRISLIDKHDGSVANPAIRRCELMTRIRGFETICQSLGYVGEFYTLTAPSAWHATTRAGYRNHKWNGASPAQTQGYFTRLWARIRARLHRNGLRIFGIRVAEPHHDGTPHWHLLLFMQPQDVSRVREILSDYAREEDNHELRSDKAKRARFHAEAIDAQKGSATGYVAKYIAKNIDGYALEGERDNESGAPLQETACAVSAWAARWRIRQFQFVGGAPVTVYRELRKMADSETARGLSVEFALVHDAADAGDWAGYVNAQGGPFVRRDDLQVRTLYAPDEEFNQYGETTVRIRGVYDTQVGAGSPVLTRLKKWKIVPKRTGVDLQGAPAPSWSSVNNCTRWPTSRCSDPPPDTPALMGKPVPKAGGAAEQWFSFSAT; from the coding sequence TTGGCGATCTCGTGGGCCTATCCGTGGAACGCGCCGCGTTCAGCGATCGCCAGCCCGTATCTCACTCACGCGGAACTGCACCGCCGCAACCGGCATTTTGCGGTGGTGCAGCAAGCGCGCCACGCGCTGGCGCGGCAACCGGAGTGCATCCGCTTTCCGATCACCCGTCGTATCGATGCGCTGGAACAGGCGCACGGTACGGCGAGGGCCAACGCCTTTCTCTGCCACTTCTTTCGCCGCGCTATCCCACGGCTAAACGCGGTAACGCAGCGCTACCAACACAAACCGCTTAGCCCGCGCCTCTCCAGAGCCGTGTTCAATGGCCATTTTGATACCGCCATTCAGCAGGATCTGGCGAGCCGGCTGGTGGCGCTGCTGGCCCGCTATAACCAACTACCGGATCTGGCGAAAAGCGCGATTGACCGGCTGGCAACCGACATCGCGCATTTTATACGTGGCGAACTGGCGAACATCGACAACGCGGAAGCGGCAGAGTTGAAAACCCTGCACCGTTGGTATCTGCACGCCGGAATGATTGCACTGCAATTTAACGTCACGCCGCCGCACTGGCAGCGTGTCACCCGTAAAGTTGCCTGCGCTGATGAGATTGCCCCGGCGGTGATCCGCCTGTTTAGCGAAGTGTGGTGGCGCGGCCATTTGCGCCGTATCGCCGCCCAGTGGCGCGAACATTTGCACATTGCGGTCGGTAACGTCAGCAAGAAAAAACGGCCCTACGCCAGCGACGATTGCGTCAGCGCCTGGCGCGAGCAGAAGCGCCGTAACCGCGAGTTTCTCACAAGCATGGAGCTGGAAGATGAGGAAGGAAACCGCATCAGCCTGATCGATAAGCATGATGGCTCGGTCGCCAACCCGGCAATTCGCCGCTGCGAGCTGATGACGCGCATTCGCGGCTTTGAAACGATTTGTCAGTCGCTGGGTTATGTCGGCGAATTTTATACCCTGACCGCACCTTCCGCCTGGCATGCCACCACCCGCGCCGGTTATCGCAATCATAAGTGGAACGGCGCCAGCCCGGCGCAGACGCAGGGCTATTTCACCCGTCTGTGGGCGCGGATCCGCGCCAGGCTGCATCGTAACGGGTTGCGCATTTTCGGCATCCGCGTGGCTGAGCCGCATCACGATGGCACGCCACACTGGCATCTGCTGCTGTTTATGCAGCCGCAGGATGTCAGCCGCGTGCGCGAAATTCTCAGCGACTATGCCCGCGAAGAGGATAACCACGAGCTGCGCAGCGATAAAGCGAAGCGCGCCCGCTTTCACGCCGAGGCGATCGATGCGCAAAAAGGCAGCGCCACCGGTTACGTGGCGAAGTATATCGCCAAGAATATCGACGGTTATGCGCTGGAAGGCGAGCGCGATAACGAGAGCGGCGCGCCGCTGCAGGAGACGGCCTGTGCCGTTTCCGCCTGGGCGGCGCGCTGGCGTATCCGCCAGTTTCAGTTTGTTGGCGGCGCGCCGGTGACGGTGTATCGCGAACTGAGAAAAATGGCCGATAGCGAAACGGCACGCGGCTTAAGCGTGGAGTTCGCGCTGGTGCACGATGCCGCCGATGCCGGGGATTGGGCAGGTTACGTCAATGCGCAGGGCGGGCCGTTTGTTCGTCGCGATGATTTGCAGGTGCGCACGCTGTATGCGCCGGATGAGGAATTTAACCAGTACGGCGAAACCACGGTACGTATTCGCGGGGTGTATGACACCCAGGTTGGTGCCGGTTCGCCGGTGCTGACACGGCTGAAAAAATGGAAAATTGTGCCGAAGCGAACGGGGGTTGACCTTCAGGGCGCGCCTGCGCCCTCTTGGAGTTCTGTCAATAACTGTACGCGCTGGCCCACCAGCCGCTGTAGCGATCCACCGCCCGACACCCCGGCATTAATGGGAAAACCTGTACCCAAAGCGGGGGGCGCAGCAGAACAATGGTTTTCTTTTTCAGCAACATAG
- a CDS encoding tail protein X codes for MNVITQQGDTLDLLCLRYYGYTQGVVETVLAANPGLADLGVILPYGTPVNLPEVQAPTQTETVNLWA; via the coding sequence ATGAATGTAATCACACAACAGGGCGACACGCTCGATCTCCTTTGCCTGCGCTATTACGGCTACACCCAGGGTGTGGTTGAAACGGTGCTGGCGGCCAATCCTGGCCTTGCCGATCTGGGCGTGATTTTGCCTTACGGTACTCCGGTAAACCTGCCGGAAGTGCAGGCACCGACGCAGACAGAAACGGTGAATCTATGGGCCTGA
- a CDS encoding phage repressor protein CI — translation MSDNKMSVQDVIERIAASYSVSSQKALAEALDVPANNISSWIQRDSVPYKAVVKCALDTGADLHWLVNGEFANAKLADKPLPKGKALYDEILSTGGRPVLRRILDAYGFQMQKDLGDLLDISSGTISTWVRREFFPGDVVVTCALDTGVSLNWLATGKGEMYPAPAPVASNDAVLSIPKFRLESGELKEAGVWALDRSLAPSSTEGLNFIEGLNAAWLVDTSAQKIGNGRWFISIDDALDVFDVVRLPGGKVRLTNNAVDFECGVAEIAPFGVVVFTLEKHV, via the coding sequence ATGAGTGATAACAAAATGAGTGTTCAGGATGTGATCGAGCGTATTGCTGCGTCCTATTCTGTCTCCAGCCAGAAGGCGCTCGCCGAAGCGCTGGACGTCCCGGCGAACAATATCAGTAGCTGGATCCAGCGCGACAGCGTGCCCTATAAGGCAGTGGTCAAATGCGCGCTGGATACCGGCGCAGATTTGCACTGGCTGGTAAACGGTGAATTTGCAAATGCAAAATTAGCGGATAAGCCGTTGCCGAAAGGCAAGGCGCTGTACGATGAGATTTTATCGACCGGCGGGCGTCCGGTGCTGCGTCGCATCCTTGATGCGTATGGTTTCCAGATGCAAAAAGATCTCGGCGACCTGCTCGATATCTCCTCCGGGACCATCAGCACCTGGGTGCGGCGCGAGTTTTTTCCCGGCGATGTGGTGGTGACTTGCGCGCTGGATACCGGCGTCTCGCTGAACTGGCTGGCGACCGGGAAAGGCGAAATGTACCCGGCCCCGGCTCCTGTGGCGTCAAATGATGCTGTGCTGAGCATTCCAAAATTCCGTCTGGAATCCGGCGAGCTGAAAGAAGCGGGCGTCTGGGCGCTGGATCGCAGCCTTGCGCCGTCATCGACGGAAGGGCTGAATTTTATCGAGGGGCTGAATGCGGCCTGGCTGGTGGATACCTCGGCGCAGAAAATTGGTAACGGGCGCTGGTTTATCAGTATCGACGATGCGCTGGATGTGTTTGATGTGGTGCGTCTGCCGGGCGGCAAAGTACGCCTGACGAATAACGCGGTTGATTTTGAATGCGGCGTGGCAGAGATTGCGCCGTTCGGCGTGGTGGTTTTCACGCTGGAAAAACATGTGTAA